tattttaagagtggtttctatttgatcatgagcctatatatatatatatatatatatatatatatatatatatatatatatatatatatatatatattgtagtatataatattttatattacaactcaaaatataaaaatatcataaaaaataatttgaataattgtATAAATTTCGCAACAACACTTCTTTTATGATCATTTTTCTTAACACAATAATTTGTAATGACACTTTGAAATATACATGTGATGTCATGACACTGAGACATAGTGCATATTTGATTGCCCTTGCTTACAgccttttttttctaaatagttGGCTTCTACTTTTGTTGACTCATCTGTgtaaaaaaacataaacatttataagaaattgagaattttagtttttgtttaaaaacttttattttttttcagaacATTTTTACCACTTATAAGTCTTGACTTAATTCTCATAatccaattttttattttaagcaagaaattattttgtttaaatttatccaAACGGACTCATAATGAATGGACGAATGGACGACAAGGTTGAAGCTTTAGcagaattaaaaatttaaaaatatggtgATCTTTTTTGTGAGGTTATAGTTAACTCTCACCCATGATTCTATGAGACCGAAGTCGAAAGAGGGCAAAGGTGTCACGACAGTCTTTGGTTGTGCAATTTTTGTTAgtgaatttttgttataataaaaacaagaataaataaataaaatatgtcaACAAAAAATCCAATTTTTATAAAGGTCTTGTTCCTTGACAACTGCGTGTCAGGGAACAGTTATCCAACACACTGCTTCCCAGCCGTTGGATAACGATCCAATGACTgggacaaaagaaaaaaaaattatcgttCCGCGCATATTTTTCGCAAAAGGCAAATAATCCGCGGGTTTTTTATGCGGAAAGACCGGTCGTTCCACAGGTTTTTTCCACGGACAACATAGAATCTCTTCGCTTGCTCTTTTTATAACCTAGAAGATCATTTCATTGTCATTGTGCAAAATTTGGAACGTATAGTGGTGATTTGTGTGTTTTTCTTGGATAAATTATCTGAGaaacgttaaaaaaaaaagctaaGGGTTCCGTGTAAAAAAATTCACTCAACGCATTTAGAATCTAGCCATCCACATAAATTATCTGCAAAAACTGTcaaaaatttttcttttgtCCCATCAGTTGAATTAACTATCCAACGAAAACACTTTATTTGGATAACTATTTCACACACAAGGCTGCGTTCTTGTACAAGCATAGTTATGTTAAACATTTCCAATTCTCATGTCTGCACGGTATCTCCGCAAAAAAGCCTACTGAAAACCACTAAGCCCATATAAATCAAAGTGTTCTAAAAGCCTAAGGAAAGCCCGAAAAAGAAAAACCAAATCACAAACACATTGGGCCCCAAGGCCCAATTACAAGTAATGTCTTTATATATAACGAAACAGACCTTACCACTGAAGCAAATTAGGGTTTGAAGCAAGAGCCGCAGTTGAAGAGTTGAAACAACACCATGGGGCGCATGCACAGTCATGGGTATGATGAATCTCTACACACCCATCAACATTACCATGTTTAATTCAAATGGGTTTTTTGTTTACATCTTTTTTGATGCAAGATTGTTGATATGTCTGTGTTTGTGATTACAGAAAGGGTATGTCAGCTTCAGCTCTGCCTTACAAAAGGACTCCACCCAGTTGGCTCAAGATCTCTTCTCAGGAGGTACCACCCCTTTTcgttctttttcaatttttatttgttttaagtatttttcatttgattttttgttttatttgtggGATCTTTGTTTATCGATTGTGGGTTCTTTGTCAATTTTTCTGTTATTTGTGATTTTATGAGCCTATATATAGTTGTTTGATTGTGTTTAGATAGTGAGAATGTACCTATGTATTGTTACTAAATTTTGGGCATTTAGCCTGACAAAACAATTGGGTTTTTAGGTTGGATAGATTTGGGTGTTTCGAGAGCAAAAAATGAATTTGTTTAGTATTAGACTCAGCATTGGGTGTTTGTTGAATTGGTGAGAGAGTTGGAAGAACCTAATTGTGGAATTGCTGGAATGTACTAAAATGAACATGAGTCCTATTGGTTTGCTAAAATGAAAATGAGTTGGAGCTTAGGTGAAATGGATATGAGCTTGTGCTTTCAGAGGCTATTGTTGTGTAGATTTCGCCCAATGTCGAGTCTCTTAACTTGACCATCACTTGtttgatatgattttttttattttttatttcggcATGGAATACTTGTACACTTCCTTAAAATTGTATTTTCTTTCACATGGTGTTAAGTAACTATGTGACCAAAAGCAGAGTAGCCATGTTAAGTGGTAAAGTTATAAACTTAAATTTCTTGTGTTTGAGGTAATTAAGTTAtgcatttaatttaatttgtgtTGAAGATTTAATTTTCCTGAGAGATTTCGTCATACAAGATGTCAAATAGTTTCGATACTTATTATTTACATTAGTGCTGTATCCCCCTGAACCCCATATTCTCATGATTTTTGAATCCGTAAATATGCACCCATACTTGTATCCATGCTTCCTAGCCTTTGTTAGAAAAACCAAGTATCTTGAGCTATAGAGTTGCAAGTGTCTTACTAGCATTGTACCTCAATTGTTATACAATGCAGTGTTGATTACTTTTGTTGGTACATTGATAAGATTTTTTGATATGTAGTATGTGTTGAATTGCATTGTTCGAATGCATCTCTATGGTGAAACATAATTATTGTTCATTATCTTCAATTCTCTTGTAAAGTTATCTTTGGCATCTGATCATGTACTTCCTGCAAATTTCAGGTTGATGATAACATATGCAAGTTCGCGAAGAAGGGACTTACACCTTCCCAAATTGGTGTTATTCTTCGTGATTCGCATGGAATTGCTCAAGTGAAGAGTGTCACTGGCAACAAGATTTTGAGGATTCTTAAAGCCCATGGTACATCCTCTTTCTTGTAGTTATGCGTTGATTTAGTATATTGAATGATAAATAAATGGTGCTGGATTTCTCTTATCTTCCTAGGGCTCGCTCCTGAAATTCCTGAGGATCTTTACCACCTAATTAAAAAGGCAGTTGCAATCAGGAAGCATCTTGAGAGGAACAGGAAGGACAAAGACTCCAAGTTTAGGTTGATTCTTGTTGAGAGCAGGATTCACCGACTTGCTCGCTACTACAAGAAGACAAAGAAGCTTCCCCCAGTTTGGAAATAGTAAGTTGCTTGTATCACTTTCCTCATGTAACTCTGATAGAAGTTTCTGCTAATTTTCTTAGAATATGCCTAAAGGAAAAGGCGTATAATAGCCATATTACCAGTCAATAGTAAGAATGTTACTTAAGTTTAAGCTGAAAATCGTAAGAGGCTGTATGTCAATTTTCCATCACAAAAATGGTTGGATTTGTCCTTTTTATACTGATTTTCTTTAATAGTAGTGCTGAGGTTATTCTTAACTAGAATAGTTATGTTTGCTTCAACTGTGTGGGCAATGCGAGTCTTGTCACTAGTGTCAGTAGTTCTTGCGGGTTATTTCAGATGATAATTACTTACTTTGCCATTTCATCATTGCAGTGAATCCACCACCGCCAGCACCCTGGTTGCCTAGAGATGATGGCTGCAGGAACAAGTTGAGGATCTTGTATTTTGAATCTTATCAGAACTTTGCTAATATATAGAACTATTGCTTCATGTATtctgatttttattaaaagatttAGTTTTGCTTGGGATTCTGATGAAGAATTGAGTTTGCTTAATGTCAAATGGATGTGCATTAGTTGTTAGAACTACTTGTGTTTtgttaaatagaaaaatatatgcatAAGATAAACTTAGTCttgtttttgcaaaaaaaaaaaaatcaaaaataatgtcTGTTATAATCTTccgtgtttttttaaaaaaataattatgtgcTGTATACCTTGTCTTGACatcaattttcattttttttcttctaaaaattaattaaaaaaaactatatatttttttgaaaattgttttgtttttaggaaaaaattaattttacagTTTTTATGGtcaattaactaaaataaatcaagaaatttTATCTTTAAACCAAAAACAGCTTGGGCAGACTGATCTTCTGAAAAACGTCGTCAGTAGACATTAGGGGTGAGCGTGGTTCGGTTCGGGGCGGTTTTAAAgtaaaaccggaaccggaaccgcgaatcttcggtttttaaaattaaaaaccgaaaccgcaaccgAACTGTGggatcggtttcggtttcaaaagcctcggttcggttttagtcggttcggtttcggttataaaaccgcaagaaatgagaaaaagaaaaaaaattatgtattaaatttttaaaatttattttacaacattaaaagttatttctttGTATCTTTACGGTATTAGATCGATGAAAGAGTCCAAGGCTGTGAGTCTATGATTTTGATAGTATGTTTCGTACTACTCTTTTGGATAAAATCTAAGGTATGTAAAAAGAATCGAACCTAATTCAAATATCGTCCGACCTATACCAAACTATAATCTAAATTCTATATATCATTTAGTTACGGttcatgatatattaatataaatatatgtatatattactccctctgtctctctcatttctttacagttactattttgggatgtccctctcatttctttacgttactataaatggtaagttttttcaatcattacacccactatcttcccccactatctcatatttaacaataaaaactactattgcacccactatcttcctctactatctcaaatctattattaaatattgatgggtcccaccactttacccacttttcatctaactttactcatttttcatacattgtcttggtctccgtgtccccctccaatgtaaacaattgagggggacggagggagtatcataagACAcacgtgtatatatgtatatatataaatatatttacatatttatatttatatatgtattataatttatatatactagcttataacccgtgcaatgcacgggcgattataatatttgctattttatcgtatatattataacttaaagtaatattattgtgagaataaaattatgatagaataatatgattaaataaatttttcgtTTAGCAGATGattaattcttaatagttaatttcgtcaaaatggctaattaaaaattaggtcgaagatatatattttactgagaatgttaaaatacgttttttatttcatgttataatttaaggagatcaataaaatcagatataaatcaaccaatccatcttttaatatttcattattgataattaataatatagtatggaacatattaagttaaaaaagacGCGTAAAACCAAAAACtgacccatcatactaacctaaatttttttttttttttgataataaaaagtatattacaacatgttataaataaagaggttcgtgggtcgaataccaaccggctcACCAAACTCGACTGACCCACCGACTAActgaacttttcatgtttcgAATTTAACACTATAATAGtattttatagatttataatattattgtgagaataaaattataatatatgtggcccgtgttaattgtagaagatccgtATTTTagtcagaatatataaaaaaattaatgtgttttagttaaaaaggtaattactatgtttttcgatgttattttaaataatggagtttttttaattagaaaatataaaaaataaaatattttagttaaaaagaataatttgtatagagataggcccgtattttggcccaagtaccgactgatcaaattttcaatgtttcagctttaatattatagtatagatgtgtatatattttttaaggtttgactttagtttttggtatagtcaaataggtcttatatttgttttatgttttgatcttatatttgttttatgttttgatttgtttatattttgcttGAAGTCcgctaattttgtttgaagccgttaattataaaagtccgtataaaagcctgTGTCCCGAccaatcaaatttttaatgtttcgactttaataagatagtattttttaaggtttgactttagtttttgtatactcaaatagattttatatttgttttatgtttgaagccgctaattataaaagtatgTATAAAAGCCCGTGTACCGACCGAtgcaatttttaatgtttcggctttaatagtatagtaaactaatattattgtgagaataaaattataatatatgtggcccgtgttaattgtagaagatccgtATTTTagtcagaatatataaaaaaattaatgtgttttagttaaaaaggtaattactatgtttttcgatgttattttaaataatggagtttttttaattagaaaatataaaaaataaaatattttagttaaaaagaataatttgtATAGAGAttggcccgtattttggcccaagtaccgactgatcaaattttcaatgtttcagctttaatattatagtatagatgtgtatatattttttaaggtttgactttagtttttggtatagtcaaataggtcttatatttgttttatgttttgatcttatatttgttttatgttttgatttgtttatattttgcttgaagtccactaattttgtttgaagccgttaattataaaagtccgtataaaagcctgTGTCCCGAccaatcaaatttttaatgtttcgactttaataagatagtattttttaaggtttgattttagtttttgtatactcaaatagattttatatttgttttatgtttgaagccgctaattataaaagtatgtataaaagcccgtgtaccgatcgatcaaatttttaatatttcgactttaataatatagtattttttaaggtttgactttagtttttgtatagtcaaataggttttatatttgttttatgttttgattgtatatttgttttattttttgatttgtttgaagcccactaatttttttgaagcccgttaattataaaagtctatataaaagcccgtgtaccgaccgaccaaacttttaatgtttcggctttaatagtatagtatagattatatatttatttattttaaataatcggttcggttcggtttatttcggttcggttttaatctaaaaccggaaccgcaaccattagaatcggttcggttttttaatttgcggtttcggttcggtgcggttttatacGGTTCGGTTTTCATCGGTTTTtaacggtttcggttcggtttcggtttcaattcggttttttgctcacccctagtagACATACACAAGATTTCAGATGAGTATTAACTGGTGTTGCCATAGCTTTTTCTAGAGGTGTACAAATGGGAGGTGTACAGCAGGGATGTCACTACAACCTATGTCACTTTGTTGCTAATAATACTGGTGTTTTTCTCCGCATGAAAGATCAAACCCAGAAGAAAAAAGCATCTGTAACTTGTAAGTTGAACTACCAGTTGCTCCCATGTTGCGTCGGTAAAAAATGGTATTCTAACTGTATGTACCTGTACCCAATTCATATTAGAAACACCTTAACCAAAGTTACTAGCATAAACACGAACAAAATCAAATGAACAATGTCTTGTGAAGGGTGAAAACTATCAATTGACAGAAAGACAGGATCAAACTAGGTGAAACTCCCTCTTCTCGGGCAAGTATTTAACTGGTCATAGTCAGATACTATACTGCACTGCTATCATCAGCCTAGcaatatgataaatataattatcgaAGAAGAATTGAGAtccatgaattatgaagtatgCAACACAACTCAAGCAGGGAACGCCATTAATTTCATTGTAAAGTATACGTTGTTAATACAAAAAGGTAATTTCCGCTTCGACTTGCAGGGTCATGCTAACAGACATATTAAAATTGTAGTCTAAAGCAACTGCAAAGAACCCTACTTCAATAGAAAGCATAAACAGTTTCTTATGATGTCCAATTACCTATTCTGGCATTCAGAAAGTACAATTGAAACTAAAACATTTTTTATATGGTCTACTTCATCTTTATTGGGTAATAACAAATGCCTAGTCAGACTTTTCAGTTTTCAGTCTACTAAGTGAGAAGGATAATAAAACCAGTCACACGTTTCTGCTGAAGATAAGGACACCCTTAAGAATGACCGAATCAAGAGGAACTTAAGGTTTATACAAAATATGGTTTTTCAACAAGAACAAAGCTGGACCATGGTCAGTTGAACGGGAAAAAAAGAATTTGTTTCTAATATTATCTGTACAAgtatttaaaatatgatgaGAACAGTAACTAGTCTGCACTGTCTGGATACAAAGAAGACAGGGAGAAATATACCAGGTCGCCCTCAATTATAGGTGGAAGTATAATAATTAAGAAGCTAGTGAGATTTGAGAGGGTCGATTATCTTTGTTGGCAGTTGGGCACAAGCTAGTAATTTGATAATGTTGTCATACACGAACCTATAAAATGATACAAAAGGTTGTTGACTGAAGGGAAGTTTAGGGATGTATCTGAAAATGGACAAAGGGGAGATCAGAGCCTTCCGACCGTTTATCCTGCAATCCTGCACACAGCTATTACCTACTTGGTAGCTTGTGTGGCATAACCAAACCTACCTAATTTGCTTAACCACAGAAGTTCAGATAGACGCATAGAATTACCATGCTGAACCACTTACAATAGACGCATTACCATGCTTACAGAATGAAAATGAACTTTAGCTATAGATAGATGCATAGATTCATGGTCACAGATCAGTTACTATAAATTGAACAGGGCAAATTGGCCATAAAATTCAAAAAGCAATTTCAGATGTATCAATCACAAATCACAGACTAGTACACCCCATAAGCAAAATCTACCTATAACCTAAATCCAATATCATAGCTATCTTTATGCTACCTTGGGAGATGTGGAGAGTCATGGTTATAAGCTTTTGAccaacatataaaaatttattgattCGACTTGTTGACTAACCGCCCCATAAGAGTAATTGGCACCTAGCGAACTAGTTGTCCCGTTGCTCAGCCCTATGTTCGACTTGACAAAATTACAACCATGCTAATGAAAGTAGGATGACGTGTGTAATATTTTAGTAAGCATCgagataaataaaaaacaagtcatatttgtgtgttttttatATTGACTTCCCATCCtgatatatatacactatataTCCTTTCTGAGTAGGTTGATAGAAGTTGAAAAATTATCAACAAACTTATAGAAGGCTATATAGTAAGTCCCGCAGCACAAATATATAACAGGAAGATTATTAACATGAATGATGAGTTGATGACTAATCATAATAGAGCTGTTAAGAAGaaaaaatcaatcaataaaCTATAATAGCCGACTACCTGCGTGCCATTTTATTGAATCCCATAAAGATGATACAGGTCCACCAATCAGAAAATAGTTTTACAACAATTACAGTTGAAGAGCAAAAACAAAATGGTTCTGCATAACATTTAGTATGATCACAACGGCCAGTACAATCCCCGCCCCATCGAAAAAGAATATAACTCTCTTCTTAACCATGGGATATGACCTCACTAAGATATATATGAAACAGATACCGCAGAAGGAACATAGAGAGACTTAAACAGTCATATATGAATTGAATGTGCAGACGGATTAAAATGACCATACCACAGAAAAACATATCACTTGGCACTCTTCTTACCTTCACCATAGTAACTGAGGTACCATTTGACAAATTTCTTCAACCCTGTTTGCAAATCTGTCGAGGGCTTGTATCCAAGTTCTCTCCGTGCTGAGCTAATGTTTGCATGAGTAAATTGCACATCTCCATTTCGAGGCAACTTCATTATAGATTTCTTCGCCTTCACTTTCAGCAACCGCTCCAAAATATTCACAAGATTCGTAACTGGTACAGGTGAAGTATTTCCCAAATTGAACACCCTCAGTTGAGCCGGCCCCTTCTTCTTCCCCCCACTACCTGTACTCTTCTCAGCAGTATCCAGTGATGCCAAACAACCCTTAACAATATCATCAATATACGTAAAGTCCCTAGCCACCGTGCCATGATTGGCAGCTTCAAATATCTGAATTGACTTCCCTTTCAATATAtcttttgtgaagaagaaataAGCCATGTCAGGTCTTCCCCAAGGACCATAGACAGTAAAGAACCGCAATCCAGTAAGCGACAGTCCATATATATGATTGTAAGTATGTGCAATCTCTTCACCAGCCTTCTTAGTAGCAGCATACAGACTAGCAGGTTGATCTGTTCTGTCTTTTTCCGAAAAGGGCACTTTCGTATTAAGTCCATAAACAGAACTCGACGATGCCCAAACAATTGCAGGTTGCGGATTTGCAGACTTACAAACTTCAAGCAAACTAACAAACCCAGCTATATTGCTATGAATATACGAGCCAGGATTCACCATTGCATACCTAACACCGGCCTGAGCCGCCAAATGCATCACATGAGTAAATGCCACAACCTCAAATAACTTCTCCAATAGGGCCTTATCATTAATATCACCCTCCACAATATACACACCCGAACGCTCCAAAAGCGCCTGGCGTGCTCGTTTAAGTGTAGGATCGTAATAGTCATTAAAATTATCAAGCCCTAAAACCCCATCGCCACGACGTTTCAAGGCCGCAGAAACATGGGTTCCAACAAACCCCGCAGCCCCTGTAACAAGAACTGAGATCCCATTTCGAGACCGGACTTTAGCAGAAGATCTAACTCTCTTCTCCCAAGCCGGGCCACCCCAAGAATTGGTACTTAAGGACCGTCGAGAGACATCCGAGCCCAATGGTGAGGATGTAGATGGTGATCTAAAAAAGAACACCAGAATCAACCCCAAGAACACAAAAGACCAAAATGTCAGCTTTACAATCGGAGAATGCCACCTAAGTCTATGCATATATGGAGATTTCTCCATCTTAAACTTCCCCAATGTTGATTGCACATTTTCCTTCATGAgtattaattttcttaaaattcccAAGATTTTTTCACCAAAGCCCCAAATTCAATTTCCCCCTTTAGACAAAATCCCTCCAATTTCTTGAATTTCAGGGCTAGGGTTTGCAAAAGTTCCTAACTTTAATTCATCTCCTCCTCCTTCCAAAGCTTCCAAGATTAACCCCCCAAGATATGTAACCAAAAGGGAATTTTTCAAAATGTGATATCTACAAAATTATTCAAGCTATTCTTTATTGTTCTTTATTTATCAGAATCTTCTGATTTTCAAGAACAATAATGATTCCAATGAATAAACTTTTGTGGGTATGTTTAAaatcac
This genomic window from Daucus carota subsp. sativus chromosome 7, DH1 v3.0, whole genome shotgun sequence contains:
- the LOC108196698 gene encoding UDP-glucuronate 4-epimerase 3 codes for the protein MKENVQSTLGKFKMEKSPYMHRLRWHSPIVKLTFWSFVFLGLILVFFFRSPSTSSPLGSDVSRRSLSTNSWGGPAWEKRVRSSAKVRSRNGISVLVTGAAGFVGTHVSAALKRRGDGVLGLDNFNDYYDPTLKRARQALLERSGVYIVEGDINDKALLEKLFEVVAFTHVMHLAAQAGVRYAMVNPGSYIHSNIAGFVSLLEVCKSANPQPAIVWASSSSVYGLNTKVPFSEKDRTDQPASLYAATKKAGEEIAHTYNHIYGLSLTGLRFFTVYGPWGRPDMAYFFFTKDILKGKSIQIFEAANHGTVARDFTYIDDIVKGCLASLDTAEKSTGSGGKKKGPAQLRVFNLGNTSPVPVTNLVNILERLLKVKAKKSIMKLPRNGDVQFTHANISSARRELGYKPSTDLQTGLKKFVKWYLSYYGEGKKSAK
- the LOC108193801 gene encoding small ribosomal subunit protein uS15 → MGRMHSHGKGMSASALPYKRTPPSWLKISSQEVDDNICKFAKKGLTPSQIGVILRDSHGIAQVKSVTGNKILRILKAHGLAPEIPEDLYHLIKKAVAIRKHLERNRKDKDSKFRLILVESRIHRLARYYKKTKKLPPVWKYESTTASTLVA